From Carassius carassius chromosome 15, fCarCar2.1, whole genome shotgun sequence:
GTGCCTCAATGGCCAGCAGTTCCAGTAGCAGACGAGCAGCTCCTACAGACCTACAGATATAAGAAAAACTCAATATAGGCTTTCATTGTTGATGGTAGCCATGTCATTTTTAcaattacagtatatttattaaaGACTAAAGTTTTATATTCAACTCTATAACGTTGTGGCACTCCTTAACGGATTGTTTTCGCTCTCTTTTTACATATCAATTTAGCAGTACACACTGACAGTGTATTTCATTAACAACAGTAGTATGACTACTAGGGAGATTGTATGTATAATTATGTATGTCTGGACATGTGTCTTCCTGTATCAGAAGTCAAAATGATGTaatggtaaaaataataatatttattattattacacattgTGCTTTAATACAGCAACTGTAAAAATCTTCAAAAATATgttgtggaaaaaaatatttttatgtgcatATGTCATATTAACAGATAATATACTGGTCTGATTCACAATGCAATTAAACCAGATATCAAATCTTTAAGTCTGTCTTTTCTAAGCATATGGACGACCAGCATTTCTAAATTAGGAATCTAAGAAAGATTAAACAAatggaataaatacatttttctagCTGACTCATATTAATATTAGTATGACGATGAGAACTTAGATATGCTTTAATCAGCAAAATAAAGCTGGTTTAGAACCTTAAGGCTAAAGTTGCTGCTACTGTTAGTACCAAAGTTGTAAAGTACCAAAAGAAGCAACAGTTTCTTCCCACAGGCTTGAAATGAACTTATTACACCACAAAATTCAAATGTTATTACTTTTTGTATTATTATGGTTTTGTACTTTTTGTTTTGTATGCTGTCTGTTGCTGTTATTGTCATCGCTTCATGTCATACTACGGCACTAAAGAAAGTAGCCTATCTATAGGAAGCCTCTTGCTCTTGTCTTACACTTGATTGTAAAGAGAAGAATCACAGAGAAGAAGGAAGCGGACAGATAGAGCCATTTGAAAAGTGTTcttataattttaacaaaatccAGTGTATTAATAATACAGCTCAAAATATTTTAAGTGCTCACAGCACCATCTACTGGACTAAAGcctatagctatatatatattttgaatccTCGCACAAAATATAACTTATATTCTGACTTACAAATGTCAGAAATTAAATGCTGCTCTAATTTGAGGAACTGATTAACTGGATTGGTTATACTTCCTGGTTGTTTTAGAGAAAGAAAGCATGAAAGAATAACAAAACGAACAAAACGCAATCCATGTTTGTTTAGATGAACCTGGTTTGTAAGACAGTTGTATATTCCTGTTCAGCTTTTGAATTCAAAGCTTTTATAATTATCATTTCAAGAAATCTGAATTAAGATCTAATCCTTTATACTTTCTTTGGTGGCATCCTAACCACAAAAATATAATCttttaaatgtatcttttttttccaatttaattGACCTGTGCTACTAAAAGCTAAAGTGCAGCAGTTTTGTAATCTGATTATTCAGTACTGTGCATATACTGTAGTAAAACTAACAACAACATTGGCTTTATTCTGCTATGTGACACATTGGTCAATCACTTGTTATTGTCTGGAGGCCTAACCTTTAATCAGCCCGTCGTTTAACTGGTACACATATCAGTTATgtgtgacataattttcattattacatTAAACAACAGCCTATTTTAAGAATTTGAAGTCTAAAAACAGTCcaaattattaacatatttacatgGTAAATGGATATGACCAGAGCATAACAAATGACCAGAGATGTTAATTCCAGTTTACCCATCTGAAAGATTATGCCTGTGTTATGTCATAAAATATATCATTATCATAATAGGCTACAAGTACTACTACCATATTTGGCATGCATAACCTAATGTTAAAATGGTATAATAAccaatgtattaaaaataaagttaatataaTGCATAgaattaaatcaattaattaatcaatcaatcaatcactagttactttcacttatttttttgtttcttcttcttttttttaagaaatgtaatacattttgtttcataTCTAAGAACAAAAACTATATGCCCACTTAGCTTAGAAAATGGAAttaaaccactgatctatataaattACATGTCTATTATAGATCAGCGGATTAAACGtacatttataaaagaaaattcaTAAACATTAAACATGTACCAACAAATCTTTATCAGCATTTCAAGGTAAGAAATACCATTTCAGGTGAAAGGTCGGAAAAAACAGCCATTCACACAAATCCGTTGGTCAGGTGACCATCAGGCACATGACTTGGAACGATCCACCCGCATTTCAATAGCTTAGTAGAGTGACACATTAGTTATCCAATCAGCGTACGAGTTACCCGGCGGCCATCCAATTGCACTCGAGTGTCGCTCTTAAGTGGGCGTTTATTCGAGAAGGGAAACACAAGAGACTGAACTAAGATTTAAAGGAGAGTCCATAATAAGTTTGCGCTCACCTATTTCTGCGATACCAAGGTTTTATGTTTGTTCACTGAGCATTAATTTCGTGCTGGTTGGATTACTAATAATCGGCCAGGTTAGATTTTAAAGGGGTTGGGGAGGGGGTTAACATGTCGATCCAGTACGAGGCACCGCTGGCGGACAGCTACGGGGTGGCGGACTCGTTTCCCAAAGATTTCGGATATGGAGAAGAAGAAGGAGACATTGAGGACAGTCCTACTCCCTCCGACAGCAAACCGAGAATCCTGTTGATGGGATTGAGGAGGAGCGGAAAGTCCTCTATCCAGAAGGTAGGAGGAAGAGATGATATTTAGACCGTCTAGGTTATCCTCCCCTGCGGACTTCTTAGCCCAGCGAGTAAGAACCGGGTCAGAGCCGCTCCAGGCTGCCCTGCTGTCACTGGGCACGGGCAATATCACCACCCAGAGCCCTTACAACCAAACTATTTATTAAGCCCTTCTGGATTTATCAAGCTGGATGCCATACAGGCCTAAATGCACCATACTCATTCAGTTGTCGAAGAAGGATATAAGTAGCATATGCGTGCCATGTTAATGTTGTGATAACTCACCCGGCACGTTATTTCTCATCCTTCACCACACCCTCTTAACACAGATGATGCAGATCATGCGAACAGAAATGGTTGACTAGAAGACACCTTTCTGACTTTTAGAAGTAACATAGTTCATTCCTGAGGACCATCTACCGTCTTTGTGCATCTTATAAACAACTGGTATTCATTTCTTATAAATTGTGTAACATTAAGTGCATCTCCTGTATGTTATTAATCATGTTGGTTTAGGAAATAAAGCCATTAAAGATTGCTCTCAGTAATTGTCGCTAATTTAAAAATGCACACAAAGTAGTGCATCACATGGAATGAAACTTGACACAGTCTACTAGAAAAAGCTGTTTAATGGGACATGGAGCGGGTCGCCCCCTCTTGGGCGCTGCCATGGTGATGTCACATGACATACTGTGCCATGTAATTGATTGAGAGACAACTATTGATTAAAAACAGTAGTAAGATTAAGTTTGTcttatatatcattttaataaaaacatacatataaaaataccAAACATTACAACAACTCACATCATACAAACAAGCAATTCCTGTCAGTTGATAAATGCTGCATCATCAAGCACTGGACATGAACACATTACAGTCAAACTGCCATACCGTGAAACCACTGAGTTATgactcatatatatatagatcagtgtgtgaAACACACAAATGCCACAAGGAGAGAACTCATAAGCATGAGTTCTCCCTGAGAATTAAGTCTTGCCACCAGTAAGCTCCTCAAAGTCCATGAAGCATGTGACGGGGCATTTAGTTTGATTTCACAACTGTCTGACTTTATCACTCTCCCACTGGAGGAATGCTTTAATGTCCTGTGCAAAATGTTCTTGACTTATTAGGTGGTGTTTCATAAGATGTCCCCCAACGAGACCCTGTTTCTCGAGAGCACCAACAAGATCTATAAAGATGACATCTCCAGCAGCTCTTTTGTCAACTTCCAGATCTGGGACTTCCCTGGACAAGTGGACTTTTTTGATCCAACCTTTGACTACGAGATGATTTTCAGAGGAACTGGGGCCTTGATATTTGTCATCGACGCACAGGTGAAGCAAGAAATTCAAAGCCTTGACACTAATTACTGTGCACACTCCCCCAAAAATAGTGATGTAGTTCTGTCAGTAATTTGAGATGACTGGAttcttttgtgaaatattataattacaaatCATGGCTGGCTAAGTTTTATTCATTGTTTGAGGCAGATAAAGGTGGGTTTCGTAGTGTTTATGTTGGTTTGTTTTATGATATTTCAATAAGAAAGTAACTGTATTAATCAATTAAAGTTGTCATTGCTAAAggaagttttttgtttttacttccatagtatggaaaaaacaCGTAGGAACTCAATGGGCATGAAAAACTGTATGTTTACCTACGTTTGTTCACCTTCACCTACTGGTTTATCTACATTTGTTAACATTCACCTATTTTTTtgatgaactatacctttaatggtTCTTAATAGCTGGCTTATTTAAATCTTGGCATTGAGTCCAGATATTCTGGCTTCATTTAATTGTATGTTGTTTGTCATTGAGGCTTAGATCATTGGATCACATTGGCTTAAGGTGAAAATAGGTACAAGATTGACTTGTGCTGATAAAGGGAAGTCCGTGCTGTTTTCTCTCAGCCCTTCAGTTCAgctgaaagttattttaaaggatATGATCGATTAGATCGCAGATTTGCAAACCCTTTTACCAGTGGAAGTCTCCACTACAGCAGTGTGTGCTATATCACACAAAAAGATGTGTTATTTTATCAAGAAGAGCTGTTAAAGTCTTCTGCTATTTGAAGAAACTTTCTTACATAATTTTTGTAGTTCTGCATCtgtatatagttatttttttgtaaatatgtaaaatgcaaTTTGTTTGGTAAACCTAAAGTATGGCATTTTCTCTAAACCTGGCCATCCTCTACATTGCACATTGGCAGCTCATACCATCTTGCCTTCCTCTGTATCACAGGATGACTATGTGGAGGCCCTTGGTCGACTCCACCTAACAGTATCACGCGCCTACAGGGTCAACCCAGAGATCAACTTTGAAGTGTTTATCCATAAAGTAGATGGCCTGTCTGATGACCATAAGATCGAGACCCAGCGGGATATACACCAGAGGGCTAACGATGACCTGGCAGATGCCAGTTTAGAGAAACTGCATCTCAGGTAAATATTTGCAGTTTTATTTCTAATGCTGTTTATTGTGTGCCACTATTTATGCGATATTAGAAGACGGAGCAGAAATCTACACcattcttaattttttaattctgAAGAACATCTAATTAATTTGTGAATATGAGGAAAATTCATTTCTGAAATctgtagatttttttatgttactaAATGCGGAGAAACTGTGTTAAGTCAGAGCTCTGGTGTTGACATAATAATGGATGTAATGGATTGATGTCGAAAAGCAGTTCTCTGAGGAAATGGTGATGTTAGATTTTATTTCATGAGCTCTGTGTTAAATCTTAGCGATTATAAGCATTTGCAAAATTCATTTGGTTATGTGATTTTAAATAGAGTGCCACTTATGGCTGAATCCAATTACATGGTTTTTCTGTTGTCTTCACTAATGCTTTAGAATCTCCTCGTACTTTTTACCGAATGTGACGATGAATATGTATCTTATAACTCTCTGATCTACTTGAGAGTGTCTGCTTAATGGTGCATTATctgaaaatatttgcatttaaccTTGTATTatttgtgatcctggaccacaaaaccagtcgtaaGTCACATAGGTATTTTTGTAGCAATacccaacaatacattgtatgagtcaaaattactaattttattctttatgctaaaaataattaggatattaagtaaagatcatgtttcattattaactatttcaaattttcctactgtaaatatagcaACACTTATTTTTTTAGTAGTAATGTgaattgctaaggacttcatttggacaactttaaaggggattttctctattttaatttttttgcaccctcagattccagattttcaaattgttgtaTCTCGGGCAAATATTGTCCTATTTTAACAAACTATACACCAtttgaaagcttatttataactttttattatttatatttattatgtctggttttgtggtccaggttcacataTACCTGTATCATCCAAATATGGCATCTTCAATctcctcaaaaaaacaacaacaacaacaatcatatatacatatatatgtgtgtgtgtatatatatatatatatatatatatatatatatatatatatatatatatgcacaatttTGGTTGCTTTAGGCTATATAGTTTTTATGTGTTGAAGTCATATTAGGAAAGCAGGAAGCTTGTTTTCGTTCAGCTCTGTTCACTACAGCAATACGAGTGTACAGTTCAAGGAGGCTTGAGTGGCCAGTGCCTCATGAACAGCATGAATTTCAAGAATACTTTGCATGTTCTGCATACTGTGATCACCAGTGTCAAATCTCTCTGTGGTCTTAATAGCTAACACAACCCTGGTAATATGAATAGTTTAAGTAGGACAGAATAATACATGCTGCTGCCTCACTTAACCTTAATAATATAATCCTCAAATGAATTTGAATATTAGAATCACTCACATTGCAGTTTCTCAGTTTTGTCATTTTTCAGAATTGGCATCTCCTGCCATTTCTAACAAGTTGCTTATTAAATTGCCACATCAGACCAGTGTGGTAttagaagatttttttattaagttaaaggTTGCTGTGCAACACAGCAGAGCCTTTATGCTGCTTCTTTTCTGCTAGATTCTGGTGTCCTTTGTTTTGGTTACATTTCTATTCATTTGGCAACAGATCTGTTTACACTGTCTCCCAAATCTACAGTCAATAACATTATTTTCACATGAATACCCTACTAAGATGGCCATTTTGATCAAGAAGTGCATTTAACTGTTTGCCACTAACACACTTCCATTGCAGTTGTCAGAAGTGAATGTTCAGTCCTGAGACATGTTTCTTTAGCTATTGTTTAAACATATGCAACAAGGTCTGATCTGTGTCAGATAATGGAGGAAAATTTTGTATGACATTCTGTCTAATCGAATGCCCCTTTTCTGTCCTCTACAGTTTCTATTTGACTAGTATATATGATCACTCCATCTTTGAGGCCTTCAGTAAAGTTGTCCAGAAGCTCATCCCTCAGCTTCCAACGCTGGAGAACCTTCTCAACATCTTTATATCTGTATGTGTCTCTCCCTCAACACTTCACAACGCTTCTAAATGGGTCATGCTGTGTTAATGATACTTGCACCTTAATAAAAGTTCCATTCCCTCTTTGGTCACTCCATTATTGTCATTATGAAGAATATAttgtgttgttgttgctgctgcggTGGAAATGGCTTATTCACTTTCCATCTCTGATGCAGTCATGCACATGCATGTTTTATTATCCTCTCAATGCTTTAATGTCCCATATCAGACCCTGCAGGGCATTATGCAacgtgtgagtgtatgtgtgtttctctgcTAATAGAATTCAGGGATCGAGAAGGCCTTCCTGTTTGATGTTGTCAGTAAGATTTACATCGCCACCGACAGTTCACCGGTGGACATGCAGTCCTATGAGCTTTGCTGCGACATGATCGATGTGGTCATCGACGTCTCTTGTATTTACGGGTGAGCCTTGTATAATATTTCTACTTTCATATCGGAGTACATGCACAATACATACAAACATCTATCCAATGACTCCAATTTCACTCAGATCTTTCACATGAAACCGGTTTAAAACTTTATAATCCCCAAATTCTCTTAACTTGTAAAACCTACTAATATCCTTTATTTGTTGACATGCTTTTAAACTAAGGAAATGCGACAGACAATATATACCTTATTTTTATCCGTCACAGTGATAGAAAGCATTTTGAATTATCATTCAGTGATTAAAAATGTCTGTATATGACAAAAGTTAGATCTTGAATGGTGTTAAAATTCCATTTTTAATAATGCACATAGAAGTACACTGTACACTGCCCTTCAGAGGCTACGGAAGATAGTTACATGTTTctcagaagacaaaataaattaaatttacatcgatcttcaaattcaaaaagttttcatgTAAACATTGAACTTGATCTTCTGTAGTCactgaagggcagtactaaatggaaaaaaatatgatgcttgggcaaaataacaaaaatgtacacatctccattctgttcaaaagttttcaccccctggctcttaatgcatggtttttccttctggagcatcagtgattgtttgaaccttctgtaatagttgcataagagtccctcagttgtcttcagtgtgaaaagatggatttcAAAAgcatacagtcattgttggaaagggttcaaatacacaacAATGCTGGAAAATCAAAGAATTTGTGGGAGctgaaagatttttctgaagaacggcAGGCAGATTAACTGTTCaagacaaacaagggactcatgaacaactatcactaaaCATAAAAACCGGTAACAACACACTATTAAGATAACAACACAGAATTAAGAATCAGGCagatgtaaacttttgaatggggtcatttttataaattcagctattaattttctcttgtggactgtgtttaaacatttttttatgtgaaatatcttattcaggtcagtactaaaacaaaaaatgtttttatgatccctcttattttggtaaaataattaaacatattgcagattctgaaagggggatgtaaacttttgacctcaACTGTATTCCTAATGTCATTTTTAGTATGCTTTTTGTCAGTTGCATTCTTAGTATGTTTCAATCACACAGATTAAAGGAGGATGGCAGTGGCAGTGCATATGATAAGGAGTCTATGGCCATCATCAAACTCAACAACACCACAGTGCTCTACCTAAAAGAGGTCACCAAGTTCCTTGCCCTGGTCTGCATCCTGAGAGAAGAGAGCTTTGAGCGCAAAGGTACACCACAGCAATAATTATTGTGATGCCTTTCATACTAGCGGTTTTCGGTTATTTGTAATTTTCCTTTCTGTGCCGCAGGATTAATAGACTACAATTTCCATTGTTTCCGGAAAGCCATTCATGAGGTGTTCGAGGTGGGTGTTTCTACCTCTAGGACAAGCAACCAGCCAGCTGGCACCCCTCTCCTGAAGACTGTTACCTTAAACGGAACCCCCAGGAGCACTGTGTAGAAAAGTAGCGATAAAAACAATGATGAAAGTGTGGAGATGATGGATAAGGTAACAAAAGAGAGAGACTACAGGATGAGCCACATTCTGAGTATGCAGACCATCAATACTGCTCCCAAACACTTTATAAGCAAGAGTTTGAATGTCACTAAAATAAACTTGCTGCAGTGGGTGGGGCAGAAATGTTATGTGGGTAAGCTTGCAAAGCTACAGATGGATGGAAGGGGAGAGGCACAAAAGAAGGTGGAACACTTTTTTTTGTGACTAAAAGGCATTAACAAACTGTTCCTCCAGAAAAGACCGCAAACAAGTAACAGTGCAAGTCACTtaggaaaaaaacaaaagcacagcAAGAAACCAGCCGTCCCGCCTGACGACTTGGATGAATGCTGTATGATATGCTGCTAGTCACATTTCTGGTCACCAAGTTTAAATGCATAGCCGGTCTACTCCTCAACATGTGAATGTGGTAGACTTCTGTGAACATTTCTG
This genomic window contains:
- the rragca gene encoding ras-related GTP binding Ca, with the translated sequence MSIQYEAPLADSYGVADSFPKDFGYGEEEGDIEDSPTPSDSKPRILLMGLRRSGKSSIQKVVFHKMSPNETLFLESTNKIYKDDISSSSFVNFQIWDFPGQVDFFDPTFDYEMIFRGTGALIFVIDAQDDYVEALGRLHLTVSRAYRVNPEINFEVFIHKVDGLSDDHKIETQRDIHQRANDDLADASLEKLHLSFYLTSIYDHSIFEAFSKVVQKLIPQLPTLENLLNIFISNSGIEKAFLFDVVSKIYIATDSSPVDMQSYELCCDMIDVVIDVSCIYGLKEDGSGSAYDKESMAIIKLNNTTVLYLKEVTKFLALVCILREESFERKGLIDYNFHCFRKAIHEVFEVGVSTSRTSNQPAGTPLLKTVTLNGTPRSTV